From one Lycium ferocissimum isolate CSIRO_LF1 chromosome 7, AGI_CSIRO_Lferr_CH_V1, whole genome shotgun sequence genomic stretch:
- the LOC132062090 gene encoding uncharacterized protein LOC132062090: protein MGLHQGSAFTSFLFAFVMDELTRHIQREVSWSILFIDGIVLIDETHCKVNDRQKVWRQTLESKGIRLSRSKMEYLELKFGDVMRELEVEVKIDTLVIPKRGSFKYLGSIIQGNMEIDDDIAHRIGVDG from the coding sequence ATGGGGTTGCACCAAGGATCAGCCTTTACCTCGTTTCTATTTGCCTTCGTGATGGACGAGTTGACGCGACATATTCAAAGGGAGGTGTCATGGAGTATTTTATTCATAGACGGCATAGTGTTGATCGACGAGACACACTGTAAAGTCAATGATAGGCAGAAAGTTTGGAGACAGACCCTGGAATCTAAAGGTATCAGGTTGAGCAGGAGTAAGATGGAGTATCTGGAACTCAAGTTCGGTGATGTTATGCGTGAGCTGGAGGTGGAAGTTAAGATTGATACATTAGTCATACCCAAGAGGGGAAGTTTCAAGTACCTTGGGTCTATAATCCAAGGAAACATggagattgatgatgatattgcaCATCGTATTGGAGTGGATGGATGA
- the LOC132064173 gene encoding probable serine/threonine-protein kinase PBL19, with product MKCFFYFKDRNRNRERKSAPVVLQDQSKSDISGGGAERVTKSSCSTSSPRSFSDLYEGKAQNLRVFTFLELKQATNNFNRSLKIGEGGFGCVYKGNIKPADGKGESTVVAIKKLNRDGYQGHKQWVAEVQFLGVVDHPNLVKLIGYCAVDGERGIQRLLVYEFMSNKSLEDHLFSTAFPVLSWQRRLQIALGAAQGLAYLHEELEVQVIYRDFKSSNVLLDDEFKPKLSDFGLAREGPTGMHTHVSTAVVGTWGYAAPDYIETGHLTAKSDVWSYGVVLYEILTGRRSLERDRPKSEHKLLDWVKRYPADSRKFGMIMDPRLENQYTLKAARKIAKLADTCLLKSAKDRPKMSQIVETLKQIIQISGENNSPDTIFQSVDDDPVVEEKPKQMGATESAKRRMAHLAKLGEHVGGISRRRFLIMQKAKVT from the exons ATGAAGtgtttcttttactttaaaGATAGAAATAGAAATAGGGAAAGAAAATCAGCACCAGTGGTACTTCAAGATCAGAGCAAATCAGATATTTCAGGTGGTGGTGCAGAAAGGGTGACTAAGTCTTCATGCTCAACTTCTTCTCCTCGTAGTTTCTCTGATTTGTATGAAGGGAAAGCTCAGAATTTGAGGGTCTTTACATTCCTTGAGCTTAAACAAGCAACTAATAATTTTAATAGGTCACTTAAGATTGGAGAAGGAGGTTTTGGATGTGTATATAAGGGTAATATTAAGCCTGCTGATGGAAAGGGTGAATCAACTGTTGTTGCCATTAAAAAACTCAATAGAGATGGTTATCAG GGTCATAAACAATGGGTAGCAGAAGTGCAATTTCTGGGAGTGGTAGATCACCCAAATCTTGTCAAACTAATTGGATATTGTGCCGTTGATGGGGAAAGAGGTATTCAGAGGCTACTTGTGTATGAATTCATGTCAAATAAAAGTCTGGAAGATCATCTTTTCAGTACAGCCTTTCCAGTTCTTTCTTGGCAAAGAAGACTGCAAATAGCGCTTGGAGCAGCTCAAGGATTGGCTTATTTGCATGAAGAATTGGAAGTTCAG GTGATATATCGTGATTTCAAGTCATCAAACGTGCTATTGGATGATGAGTTCAAGCCAAAGCTTTCTGATTTCGGGCTTGCCAGAGAGGGTCCAACTGGCATGCACACCCACGTTTCCACAGCG GTTGTGGGCACATGGGGGTATGCAGCACCTGATTACATAGAAACAGGGCATTTAACAGCCAAGAGTGACGTGTGGagttatggtgttgtattgtatgagATCCTAACTGGTCGACGGTCCCTAGAAAGGGACAGACCAAAATCAGAACATAAACTTCTGGATTGGGTTAAACGTTACCCTGCTGATAGCCGGAAATTTGGTATGATCATGGATCCAAGGCTGGAAAATCAGTATACGCTCAAGGCAGCTCGAAAGATTGCAAAGTTAGCTGACACTTGTTTGTTAAAATCTGCAAAAGATCGGCCCAAGATGAGTCAAATAGTAGAAACTCTGAAGCAGATCATTCAGATTTCTGGTGAAAATAACTCTCCAGACACAATTTTCCAGAGTGTCGACGATGATCCTGTTGTAGAGGAAAAGCCGAAGCAGATGGGAGCCACAGAATCAGCGAAAAGACGAATGGCTCACTTGGCTAAACTTGGTGAACATGTTGGTGGAATAAGCAGAAGAAGGTTCCTGATCATGCAGAAGGCTAAAGTTACATAA
- the LOC132064174 gene encoding pentatricopeptide repeat-containing protein At1g63330-like, whose amino-acid sequence MCATLRLTRINFKVSHFPLFPTTLYTSQLLVLHTHKNLNPKVSSFSTESSYYSSNSSVSTKGFDFLEQFSPVKNLSKSCTYTVITSNERRKIVVGLSRIIKDEKGYLLEAFSRDFCPSILVKIMKLFDDREVAFAFFKYVVQDYSESTVKSCCISAHFLAAGDLRFLAQDMLSWIIRRIGKCRSDEVVEFMWREHYKYECNFSVLDTLMRAFLTAEMVSGALEIWSKMRDNGLWPGRSAISILFKLLLKIGDYGSVWKLFQDMLHKGPRPTIDIFNVMILGYCRKGRLQTGESLFHLLRKFGCEPDVITYNILINAYCIRGWTSDALDLVQMMVEYECNPSIPTFSTVINALCKEGNVVEARKLFDGMQEVGVFPSTVTYNVLMDGYVKAREIFQASMLYEEMKKKGVAPDAITFNILVAGHYKYGREEDGDRLLWNLTAEGLFPDYLFSDVSIAGLCWTGRLNEAVALLNNLLEKGLPVSVIAFNSIIAAYSKEGLEEKAFEVYNIMVQFGQTPSASTCASLLMGLSMTGKLQEARDLMAKMIAMSFPINRTAFTVLLDGYFKKGDVMGARTLWEEMENMGIAPDAVAFSALIDGLVKAGSVEDGYDAFFQMIRKGLVPNNFVYNSLITGFCNSGNMNEAQKLERDMRERGLFPDVFTINTIINGFCKQGRMRLAIDSFVEMQRSGLQPDIVTYNTLINGFCKAFDVVNADNFMTRMYASGWEPDITTYNIRLHGFCSTRRINRAVMMLDELVSAGVVPNTVTYNTMMNSACNDILDRAMILAAKLLKMAFIPNTVTANLLLSHLWKQGLPQRTLIWGQKLSEIGLEFDEITYKILDKASHYIQENAEYCTETTEKSLFLDFLMYITYDYIRRSRVYKDNNDSSFELVEDGPCGSFKLVNKATV is encoded by the coding sequence ATGTGTGCTACTTTGCGCCTTACGCGCATCAATTTCAAGGTAAGTCATTTTCCCCTGTTTCCGACAACCTTGTACACTTCACAACTGCTAgttttacacacacacaaaaatctaaaccctaaagtTTCCAGCTTTTCTACTGAAAGCTCATATTACAGTTCAAATTCATCAGTGTCTACAAAGGGGTTTGATTTTCTTGAACAGTTTTCCCCTGTCAAGAATTTATCAAAATCTTGTACTTACACTGTCATTACCTCAAATGAGAGGCGTAAAATTGTTGTGGGGTTGTCAAGAATTATAAAAGATGAAAAAGGTTACCTTTTGGAAGCATTTTCAAGAGATTTTTGCCCATCTATTTTGGTAAAGATTATGAAGTTGTTTGATGATAGAGAAGTTGCATTTGCATTTTTTAAGTATGTTGTTCAAGATTATTCTGAGAGTACAGTGAAGTCATGTTGTATTAGTGCTCATTTTTTGGCGGCTGGGGATTTGAGGTTTTTGGCACAGGATATGCTTTCTTGGATCATTAGGAGGATTGGGAAATGTAGGAGTGATGAAGTTGTGGAGTTCATGTGGAGGGAGCATTATAAGTATGAGTGTAACTTTTCGGTTCTTGATACATTAATGCGGGCTTTTTTAACCGCAGAAATGGTTTCTGGTGCATTAGAGATTTGGAGTAAGATGAGAGACAATGGATTGTGGCCGGGTAGGTCGGCTATCAGCATCCTATTTAAGTTGTTGCTTAAGATTGGTGATTATGGTAGTGTCTGGAAGTTATTTCAGGATATGTTGCATAAAGGGCCTCGTCCTACTATCGATATCTTTAATGTAATGATTCTTGGATATTGTAGAAAAGGTAGACTTCAAACAGGAGAAAGTTTATTTCATCTGTTGAGGAAGTTTGGATGTGAGCCAGATGTTATTACATACAATATTTTGATCAATGCATACTGTATTAGGGGATGGACTTCAGATGCATTGGACTTGGTGCAGATGATGGTCGAATATGAATGTAATCCCAGTATCCCTACCTTTAGTACGGTTATCAATGCTCTATGCAAGGAAGGCAACGTGGTGGAAGCCAGAAAATTGTTTGACGGAATGCAAGAGGTGGGTGTCTTTCCTAGCACTGTCACATATAACGTTCTGATGGATGGCTACGTTAAGGCACGGGAAATTTTTCAAGCAAGTATGCTATAtgaagaaatgaaaaagaagggTGTAGCTCCAGATGCTATAACTTTTAACATTTTGGTGGCAGGTCACTATAAGTATGGTAGGGAAGAGGACGGCGACCGATTATTATGGAATCTAACAGCGGAAGGACTTTTTCCAGATTACTTATTCTCCGATGTATCTATTGCAGGATTGTGTTGGACAGGAAGGTTGAACGAGGCTGTGGCATTGTTGAATAATCTGCTTGAAAAGGGGTTACCTGTTAGTGTAATAGCTTTTAATTCCATTATTGCTGCTTACAGCAAAGAAGGGTTAGAAGAAAAAGCATTTGAAGTCTATAATATTATGGTTCAATTTGGTCAGACTCCTTCAGCTTCCACATGCGCTTCTCTGCTCATGGGTTTGTCAATGACAGGGAAGCTGCAAGAAGCAAGAGATTTAATGGCTAAGATGATCGCGATGTCCTTCCCTATAAACAGAACTGCTTTCACCGTGCTTCTGGATGGGTATTTTAAGAAAGGGGATGTAATGGGAGCTAGAACACTGTGGGAAGAGATGGAAAATATGGGAATCGCTCCTGATGCTGTTGCTTTTTCTGCATTGATAGATGGGCTTGTTAAAGCAGGATCTGTTGAAGATGGGTATGATGCGTTTTTTCAGATGATTAGGAAAGGCCTCGTGCCAAATAATTTTGTTTATAATTCTCTAATTACTGGTTTTTGTAATAGCGGAAACATGAATGAAGCTCAGAAATTAGAGAGGGACATGAGGGAAAGGGGTCTTTTCCCAGATGTCTTTACAATTAATACCATCATTAATGGTTTTTGCAAACAGGGAAGAATGAGATTAGCTATTGACAGTTTTGTGGAAATGCAACGAAGTGGTTTACAACCTGATATCGTTACATATAACACCTTGATCAATGGCTTCTGCAAGGCATTCGATGTGGTTAATGCGGATAACTTTATGACAAGAATGTATGCCAGTGGATGGGAACCTGATATCACAACCTACAATATAAGACTTCATGGTTTCTGTAGTACTAGGAGGATAAATCGAGCTGTTATGATGTTGGATGAGCTTGTATCTGCTGGTGTGGTGCCAAATACAGTTACATACAACACTATGATGAATAGTGCTTGCAATGACATATTGGACCGTGCAATGATTTTGGCTGCAAAGTTGCTTAAGATGGCATTCATCCCAAACACTGTTACAGCTAACTTACTACTTTCTCACCTATGGAAGCAGGGACTACCTCAGCGGACCTTGATTTGGGGGCAGAAATTGAGCGAAATTGGTTTAGAGTTTGATGAAATAACGTATAAAATATTGGACAAAGCTTCTCATTATATACAAGAAAACGCAGAATATTGTACAGAAACAACAGAAAAGAGTCTCTTTCTAGACTTCCTCATGTACATTACCTATGACTACATACGTAGAAGCAGGGTTTATAAAGATAATAATGACAGCTCTTTTGAACTAGTTGAGGATGGACCTTGTGGGTCCTTCAAGTTAGTCAATAAAGCAACTGTGTAG